From the Halomonas sp. MCCC 1A13316 genome, the window CCGGGTTCTCCTGGCCATCGATGGTGCCCTGCTGCATGGCGGTGAGAGCTTCGGTCCAGGCCATGGGAATGGCGTTGGCGCCGAGTTCGCGGAAGGTATCGGTGTAGACCGGGTTCTCCATCACACGGATGCGCAGGCCGTCGATGTCGTCTGGGCTGTGCACCGGGCGTTCGCTATTGGTCAGGTTGCGGAAGCCGCGCTCGGCATAGGCCAGGCCCTTGAGATTGACGTCGGCGAGCTTGTCAAGAAGCTCCTGGCCGATCTCGCCATCGAGCACTTCGTAGGCAGCCTCCGGTGAGGGGAACAGGAAGGGCAGTTCGAAGACCGCCATCTCCTCGACGAAGTTGGCCACCGGACCGTTGGTGATCACGCCCATGTCAACGGTGCCGATTTGCATGCCCTCGAGGAGGGTACGCTCGTCGCCCAGCGAGGCGTTGGGGTAGATGTCGATGGAAACGGCACCCTCTGTGCGCTCGGCAACCAGTTCCTGAAACTTCACCGCGGCGATATGGAAACCGTCCTGCTCGTTAACCACGTGGGCCAGGCGCAGGGTCACCGGATCCATGTCTTCGAAATCGGAAGCCTGAACGGTGGAAACCACGGCGAGGGAGATACCAAGTGCCAGCGTGTGGCGTGCAAACGTTTTCATTTTAATTTTCCTTTGTCGGGTCAAACCGCTGAGAGGATGCCCCAGCGGCCCCAACAGGGTCAATGATCGTGCTGACATTGGGTAACATACCGCCTGATTGACGGACATACGCGGTGATGCGCAACGCAGTGCCTCACGCGCGTAGTCATTTTCTACAAAAGGCGGTACATGACGTGGGCGTCGACCAAGCCTTGCTGCGGGTGTCGGAAGGCGCAGGGCAGGGTGCCGACGATCTCGAAGCCATGCTTCTGCCATTGACGTATGGCGACTTCGTTGGTCGAGACGACCATGTTGAACTGCATGGCGGTGAAGCCGAGCTCGCGAGCGACACGCAGGGAATCCTCGCACAGCTTGTTGGCGATACCCTGGCCTCGGGCCTTCTCGGCCACGAGATAGCCGCAGTTGCAGACATGATCGCCGGGGCCGGGCTGGTTGGGCTTGAGGTAATAGACGCCGAGCAAGTTGCCAGCGGAGTCCTCGGCCACGCGTACGGCACGCGGCAGCTCCACCCACATGCGGAAGGCGTCGGGCTCGCTGATCTGGCGTGGCACGGCGTAGCTGTCGCCGGCATGCAGCACAGGAGCGATGAAGCCCCACATCGCGGACCAGTCGCCCGACTGGTAGGGGCGGATACGGATCATTGGTCTCCTCCTTGATACCTGGCATCGGCCCCCGATTCTATTCCAAGTCAGCGTGAAAAAGGCAGTCTCACAGTCATGACGGACCCACCAGGTGCTTGACGGCCAGATAAGCGGAGAGCCCCCAAGGGCCGAGTTCGCGGCCGATGCCGCTGCGCTTGAAGCCACCCCAGCCGGTTTCGGGCAGCACCAGCTGCTCGCTGTTGTACCAGATGCTGCCGGCCTGTAGCTGTCGTCCGATACGTTGGGCTCGCTCGCCATCGCCGCTCACGACGGTCGCCGCCAGGCCGAAATCGCTGTCGTTGGCCAGCTCGATCGCCTCCTGTTCGCTCGCCACGCTGCGCGCGCAGAGTACCGGGCCGAAGATCTCCTCGCGCCATAGCCGACTGTGTGTCGGCACGTCGCGATAGAGGGTCGGGGCGACGAAGTAGCCCCGCTCGGGCAGCTTTCGATGGCTGGCATCGCGCACGGCCCTGAGCCCCTGCTGCTCCGCGATGGCGAGATAGGCATGCACGCTCTCGCGCTGACGGGCACTGGTCAGCGGGCCCATGTCGGTGGCTTCCTCGAGCGGGTCACCCAGCACAAGTGCATCGATGCGTGCCGTCAAGGCGTCGTAGAGCGGCTCGGCGATGGTTTCATGGACGATCAGCCGCGAGGTAGCCGAGCAGATTTGGCCGGCATTGAAATAGAGGCCGGCCATGACCCAGTCGGCCGCCTGCACGGGGTCGGCATCCTCCATCACCAGGATCGGCGATTTGCCGCCGAGCTCCAGCGAAACATCGGCGGTGCGCTCGGCGGCGGTGCGCATCACCGACTCGCCGACCCGATTGCTGCCGGTGAAGGAGACCTTGTCGATGGCCGGATGCGCGGCGAGAGGGGCGCCGATGCCTTCGCCGTCGCCGAACAGCAGATTGAGCACGCCGGCGGGCAGCCTGGTCTCCAGGGCGATCTCGGCCAGCGCTCGCTCGGGCAGCGGTGTCACCTCGGAGGGCTTGAGTACCGCCGTGCAGCCGGCGGCCAGCGCCGGGGCGAGCTTCCAGGCGCTGGTTACCAGCGGGAAGTTCCACGGCGTGATCAGGCCTACCACGCCAACCGGGTCGTGATAGCAGCGTGCCTCGACGCCTTCCATCTCAAGCTCGACGAGGCGGCCCTGGCGCCGATCCAGTGCGCGTGCCTGGCCGGCATAGTAGCGGTAACAAGCGATGGCATCGTCGAGGTCGATGCCGGCTTCGGCCAGCACCTTGCCGTTATTGGTCGATGAGAGCCGGATCAATTCGTCGCGACGTCGTGCCAGGCCATCGGCGAACCCTTCGAGATAGACGGCGCGCTCGGTACCGGAGAGCGCGCGCCAGGCGGGCAGCGCGCGGCGTGCTGCGGCTACGGCATCTTCCACGTCGTCCGGGTGGCCGGCGGAGACCTCGGCGATCGTCTCTTCGCGGTAGGGATTGGTCACTGCCAGGCGGCGTTCTCCCCGCGAGGGTACCCAGTCGTTGTTGATGAATTGATGATCGAGCTGCTGCAAGGGGAGTCTCTTCATGATCCGATGGCCTCGAGCCAGGCGTTGGCGTCCACTTCAATCAGCAGGGGGCCGTCACTGGGGCGAACGGCAAGGGCTCGGGCCAGCTCGGTGGGATTGCCGATTCGGGTGGCCAGGCAGCCGAAACCGGCGGCGACGGTCTGAAAGTCCGGCGCCTGGATGTCGACGCCGCAGCGCGTGACGCCGTGGGCATCCATGTAGCGGCGAATTTCCTCATAGCCCTGGTTGTGCCATAGCACGATCACTACCGGCAGGTTCTGCTCCACGGCGGTGGCGAGTTCACTGAGGGTGAACATCACGCCACCGTCGCCGACCAGCGCCACTACGGGAAGCGTCGGTTGGCCGAGCTGGGCGCCGAGGGCTGCCGGCAGGCCGTAGCCGAGGGTGCCGTAGCCGGTGGAGGCATTGAAGTAGCGCCGTGGCACGGGTTGCGAGACGAGATGATTGCCGGCATAGACCGGGGCGGTGGAGTCGCCGACCAGGATCGCCTCGGGCAGGGCTTCGCGTAGGGCGGCATAGAGCGGCACGAAGGGAGCGAAGGCCGGGTCGGCCTGGAGACCGAGTGCCTCGAGCGTGGCGGCTGTGCGCGCAGCGCCGTCGCGTGAGAGCGTCTCAGGGAAATGTTCGGCCAGCAGTGCCAGGCTGCGTCCGGCATCGCTTACCAGGCCCAGCGCGACCTGCTGATTGCGCACCAGTTGCTGGGCGTCGAGGTCGATGCGGATCAACCTGCCGCGCAGCTCGAAACCATCGTCGAACACGACGTCATAGTCGGTCTCACCGAGCTCGGTGCCTACGGCCAGAATGACGTCGGCGTCTCGGGCTAGCTCGCGTACCGCCGGCAGCGCCGCATTGGCACCCAGATCGAGATGATGATCGCGGCCCAGCAGCCCCTTGGCGTTAATCGTCGTCACCGTGGGCGCATCGAGCCGCTCCACCAGCGCTCTAGCCGCCTCGGGTGCATCCACGCAGCCACCGCCCAGCAGCACCAGCGGGCGCTGTGCTTCCTTCAACCACTGAGCGGCCAGTGCCAACCCTTCGGGATCGGGCGTCGGGCGGTAAAGCCTTGCCGGCGGCGACAGTTCGTTCATCTCCACCGGCGCATCGAACAGGTCGATGGGAATCTCGATATGCACCGGGCCGGGGCGCTGCCCCTGGAACACGGCAAAGGCGCGCGCCAACACCTCCGGCAAGGCAGCGGGGTCGAGCAGGGTATGGCTGAAGCGGGAGACTCCCGCCATCAGTTGCTGCTGGCTGGCGAGCTCGTGCAGTCGGCCCTGGCCGCGGCCCAGGGTGTCGCGGCGGTTGACGCTGGATATCACCAGCATGGGGATCGAGTCGGCCAGCGCCTGACCCATGGCGGTGGCGATATTGGTCATGCCGGGCCCGGTGATGATCAGGCAGACCCCGGGCTTGCCGGTGGCGCGGGCGTAGCCGTCGGCCATGAAGCCGGCGCCCTGCTCGTGGCGCGGCGTGACGTGGCGCACGCCGCCGTCCTCCAGCCCGCGGTAGAGCGCCACCGTATGCACGCCGGGGATGCCGAACACCGTGTCGACGGCATACCGCTCGTGCAGGAACCTCAGCAGCAACCGGGCGCAGGTCATGGGAGCGTGTTCCATCGTCGAACCTCAGAAGAAGAAGGTGTGGGCCATGAAAGCGATGATCGGCAGCGTGATGGCCGTGCGTAGCAGGAAGATCGCCACCAGCTCCCACAGCTTGAGGGGAATCTTCGACTTGAGCAGCAGCGCGCCGATCTCCGACATGTATATCAACTGGGTCAGCGACAGGCAGGCGATGACGAAGCGGGTCAGCTCGCTCTCGATATTGGTGGCAAGTACCGCCGGCAGGAACATGTCGGCGAAGCCCACCAGGGTGGCGGGGGCGGCCGCCTCGGCCTCGGGAATGCGCAGCAGTTCCAGCACCGGCACCATGGGGTAGGAGAGCCAGGTGAACAGCGGCGTGAACTCGGCAAGGATCAGCGCCACGGTGCCAATGGCGAATACCAGCGGCAGCAGGCCGAGGAAGATGTCGGCCACGTTGAACAGCGCGTTGCGGGCGAGCTCCCTGGGGCCGGGAGCATGCTCGGCGCGGCGTACTGCCTGGGTCAGGCTATAGCGCAGCAGACCCATTTCCTCGGTGCGCTTCTCCGACAGCTGGCAGCCGACCGGCTCGTAGTAGCTATCGGGCTTGCGCGAAAGTGGCGGCAGGCGAGGCACGATGACTGCGGCGATCAGTCCGGCCACCACCACGGTGAAGTAGAACTGCACGAACATGTGGTTGAGATCGACGAAGCTGGTGATCAGCAGGCTGAAGGCGATCGACACGATAGAGAAGTTTGTGGCGATGACCGAGGCTTCGCGACGGCTGTAGTAACCCTGCTCGTACTGTTGGGTAGTGATCAGGACGCCCACGGTGCCCGAGCCCATCCACGAGGCGGTGGCATCGATGGCACTGCGCCCGGGCAGGTTGAAGATCATCCGGAACGGCTTGCGTACCAGGCTGCCGATGAACTCCATGAAGCCGAACTCGACCAGGAACGGCAGCAGCAGGGCGGCGAAGAAGAAAAAGGTCAGCAGCACAGGCGCCAGGTCGTTGAGCATCACGCCACCGGTGAACGAGGCGGTGACGAACTCGGGCCCGAACTGGAAGTACGTCATCAGGGCGAAGGCCGCCCCGAGGAGGCGCATGCCGAACCACACCGGACCGACGTGGAACATGTCGTGCAGCACCCCTTTGTCGGCCCAGCGAGGCCGTGCGAGCTTGACCCAGGAGGTGGCCAGCACCGAGAGCACCAGTACGAATACGGCGATGGCCGGCAGGGCGCCGCCGAGCAGCGCCTTGAGCCCGTCGGCCATCAGCCCCATTCCGATGTTGATGGTGTCGCCGACCTGGAACGGCACCAGGAACAAGCCGACGCCGATAGCAGAGGGAACGATGAATTTCAGCAGGTTGCTGCGCTCGAAAGGCGCCGGAACGGCAGCATTTCGCTGAAAGTTGTCAGTGGTGGACATGGGTTTACCCTTGGGTTGTCGTTGTAGGTTCATGCGGTGTCATGTCAATCGCGGCGCTTGACGCCCGGCAGGACGCAGAGCATCTCGTAGAGCAGGGTGGCGCCCATCAGCGCCGTGTTGCCGCTGGTGTCGTAGGGCGGCGAGACCTCGACCAGGTCGCCGCCGACGATGTTCAGCCCGGCGGCGCCACGTACGATCTCGAGCCCCTGGGCCGAGGTCAGGCCGCCCATCTCGACGGTGCCGGTGCCGGGGGCGACGGAGGGGTCCAGCCCGTCGATGTCGAAGGTGATATAGACCGGGGTATCGCCCATCTGCTCGCGCACCTCTTTCATCAGCGGCTCGAGCGAGCGGTACCAGCACTCCTCGGCGGTGACCACGCGGAAACCCTGTTGACGGCACCAGTCGAAGTCCTCGGCGGCATAGCCGGTGCCGCGCAGCCCGATCTGCGCCACTTTGCCCTTGGCCAGGAGCCCTTCTTCCTGGGCGCGACGAAACGGCGTGCCATGGGCCAGAGGCTCGCCGAACATGTGCTCGTTGACGTCGGCATGGGCATCGATGTGGATCAGCCCCACCGGGCCATGTCTGTTGGCGATAGCGCGCAGAATCGGTAGCGTGATCAGGTGGTCGCCGCCCAGCGTGAGCGGGATGCTGCCGTGGCCAAGCACCTCGTCGTAGAAGCGGCTGATGATGTCCACGGTCTTGGGTAGATGGAAGGTATTGATCGGCACGTCGCCGATATCGGCCACCTGCAGGCTGTCGAAGGGGGCGGCGCGGGTCGCCATGTTATAGGGGCGCAGCATGCGCGACTCGTCGCGTATCTGGCGCGGCCCCAGGCGGGTGCCGGGGCGGTTGGAGGTGCCGATGTCCAGCGGTACGCCGATGAAGGCCACGTCCAACCCTTCGGCCGTGGGCTGTGTGGGCAGGCGCATCATGGTGGCGGGGCCACCGAAGCGCGGCATGTCGTTGCCGCCTAGCGGCTGGTTGTAGTCGGTCATGGGTAGCCTCTGCTTTGTCATGATCTGCTTTACTATGTGACTAGTAGCAGTTTCCGTGCCAATGCCAGAAAGCCCTTATCATGGGCTTCTTGAGATGTGCGGATGCAGATTTGGATCGACCAGGATAAAGGTCGATACACCTATGCATCACGATACAAAAATGAATCCAAGCGTCTTGGGCAGCGAGAGTGAAATGAGCGAAATCGACCAAGAGGTGGTGCGTACCATCGTCGAGACGGCCAACGACCACTTCTTCATCGTCGATGGGTCGGGCCGCGTGCTCGATGTGAGCCCGGGGGCGGCGGCGGTATATGGCATGGCGCGGGAGCGCTTGATCGGCAGTTCGGTGCAGCGCCTCGAAGCGGAGGGCGTCCTCAAGCCTTCCATCAGCCTGGAGGTGATTCGCAGTGGCAAGCCGGTACAGTTGATGCAGGTCACCGGCACGGGCAGGCGAGTGATTGCCGAGGCGCATCCGGTCTATGTCAACGGTCGGCTCGAGCGGATCGTCAGTCGCTCGCGCGATCTCACCGACCTGCAACTGCTGCAGGACGAGTACGCGCTCTTGCAAAAGCGCTTCAGCGAGCACCTCAAACGCAGCCAGAGCGGGGCCGCCGGCGAGGACGGTCAGCTAGAGGATGTGCTGGAGAGCCTGGAGATCCGCAGCCAGGTGATGCGCGAGCTCGCCCTGCTGCTCAAGCGCGTGGCGCCCTCGGACGCCACCGTGCTCATGCTAGGAGAGTCCGGCGTCGGCAAGACCGCCTTCGCCCGCCAGCTGCACCGCTGGAGTCGACGCCGCGAAGGACCCTTTCTCGAGGTGAACTGCGGGGCGATTCCCGAAAACCTGTTCGAATCGGAGATGTTCGGCTATCAGCCAGGCGCCTTCAGCGGTGCGGCACGCCAGGGCAAGGCGGGGCTGCTGGAGCAGGCCCAGGGCGGCACGCTGTTCCTCGATGAGATCGGCGAGCTGCCACTACTGATGCAGACCAAGCTGCTCAAGGTGATCCAGGACGGCAGTGTCACCCGGCTCGGCGACACCCGCCAGCGGCAGGTCGACTTCCGCCTGGTGGTCGCCACCAACCAGGACCTGGCCAAGCGCGTCGAGACGGGCGCGTTCCGCCTCGACCTGTATTATCGCCTTAACGTCATTCCGGTCACGCTGCCGCCGCTGCGCGAGCGCCGCGAGGACATTCCGGCACTGGTCGAGGCCTGCCTGGAACGACTCAATCAGCGCTACGGCCGGCAGAAGCTGCTGCACGGTAGCGTGTGGTCGGAGCTGATGGGAGGCGACTGGCCGGGCAACGTGCGCGAGCTGGAGAACTGGCTGGAGCGCGCCTGGCTCTCGTCGGCGGGGGACCTGATTCACTCGCCCACGCCGGGCGACACCGCGGGCGTGGCAACGATGGCAACTCCGCACGCGGCGTCGGCGCGGGCGGAATTGGCCGAGGACGAAGGGCTTGCCGCCTATCTGGCCCGAATCGAATGCGATGTGCTGCGGGCGCTGTGCCGTTCGCTTACCACGACTTACGCCATCGCCGAACGGCTGGGTATCAGCCAGCCAAGCGTGGTGCGCAAGCTGAAGCGGCACGGGCTCAAGATTCAGCGCTGAGCCGAGTTTTCCATGATGACCCGCTCGAGGATCTCGAAGCGGCCGGGCACTAGGGCGTCCTCTACCGCGGTGATGCGCAACACGTGGCCCAAGTCGGGGTGGGCGGGGCGGGCGATGAGCCGACCGGCTTCCAGCAGCTCCTGGTTCAGACGTCCCGCCAGCTCCGCACTGGGCAAGCGCAGGGCGATGAAGTTGGTCGCGCTGGGCAGCACCTCGGCGCCCAGGTCGTGGAAGTGCGAGGCCAGCCGCTCGCGGCGCTGCTTGACCGCATGGACGTGCGCCTCGACTTCGCTGTGATGGTCGAGGACGGTCTCAGCGGCAGCCTGGGTCAGGGTCGTGACGGCATAGTGAATGCGCACCTTCATCATCATGGCCAGCGTCTCGGGCTCGGCAATGGCATAGCCGATGCGCAGCCCGGCCAGGCCATGGGCCTTGGAAAGGGTGCGCAGGCGGATCACTCCGGGCATTACCTCACGGCTGTAGGCAGAGTCGGCATCGTCGCGAAAGTCGTGGTAGGCCTCGTCGATCAGCAACCAGCAGTCTTCGGGAAGTTCGGCACGTAGTCGGTGGATCTCGTCGTCGCTGTGCAGGTGACCGCTGGGGTTGTCGGGGTTGGCGACGTAGACGAGCCGGGCTCCATGCTCATGGGCACTCTCTTTCAGTGCCTCCAGGTCCGGTGCGAGCAAGCCGGGGGCCTCACGGTAGCGCCGTTCGACGAGTTGGCAGCCCTGGCCCCGGGCGAAGTAACCGAAGGTGGGGTAGGTGCCGCTGGCGCTCACCACCGTGCAGCCCGGCGTAGCCACCGTGCGCAATGCCAGCGCGATCAGGCTATCGGCCCCGGCATCCACTAGGGTAACGTCCAACGGCAGGCCGTAGAGCGAGGCGAGGCGTTGGCGCACGCCCAGTGCCTCCGAGTCGCCATAGCAGTAAACGTGCTCGACCATGGCGTCGCCGAAGCGTTCGCGCAGCGCTCGATGGGGCATGTCGAGGCCTTCGTTGGAGCCCAGGCGATGAGGAATCTCACGGCCGATGCGCCGCTCCAGCACCTTGATGCCGGGAAAAGGATTGCTGGGGCCGGAGCCGGTCAGGTGGTTCGGGAAGCGAGGCATTTAAGACTCCAGTACTGGTAATCGATAATGAGCGATCGTCGCAGGAGGCAGTGGCTGGCTCAAGCCGACGGTTTGCGCTGGGTCATGACAATGGCCACCGACGAGACTATCAGGACCAGGGCTACCAGCAGCCGCCACGTGATCGGCTCGTCAAGCACCACTACGGCGCTTGCCACACCGACCACCGGAATGATCAGCGTACTGATGGTGGACTGGCCGATGGTGAGGCGATTGACGTTGCGAAACCACAGCATCTGCGCCAGGCAGATGGCGAAGACGAGATGGTAGCCCAAGCCGAACCAGGTCGAGGAGCGCCAGGCGCCGGGAGCGCTCGGCGATTCGAACAGGACGGCGAGCAGCGCCATCGGCAGCGCGCAGAGGCCGAACTGCCAACCGGTGATGACCACGGGGTGAGCCTGCCAGCTGCCGCGGCGCTTGATCAGCACGGTACCCAGTGCCCAGGAGAGCGCGGCACCGAGCACGAACAGCGGGCCAGTGAGGCCGGCGAAGCCGGCTTGCCAGGCGGAAGGACCGAGTAGCACCAGCAGGCCGGCCTGGCCGAGGCCAAGGCCGAGCCACTGTCGTGAAGTGACCCGTTCGCCGAGCAGCCCGATGGCCAGCAGTAGGGCCCAGCAGGGCATGGTGAAGGCGACAATGGCGGCCTGTGACGTCGGCATGTGCAGCTGGCCGAAGGCGGTCCCCAGGTTGAAGCCGAGTATGGTGAAGACACCGCTCGCGGCCAGCCAGCCGCGTTCACCGCGTGGGATGGTCAGCGGCCACTGGCGCAGCCAGGCCCAGCTCAGCAGCACGAGAGCGCCGACGCTGAAACCGATGGCACGCAGGCTGAAGGGAGGAATGTCCATCAGGCTGAAACGTACCGCCGGCCAGTTGCCGCCCCAGAACAATCCGATCGCGCCGATCAGCAGCAGGGTGACGACGTCATGGCGTCGCAGCGTCGAGGCGGAGGAGGGAGCCTGGCTCGCCACGCCGGCTCAGCCTTCCGCGACCAGGATCTTGTTTCGGTTGAGCAGGCTCTGCGGGTCCAGGGCTCGCTTGAGCGTACGCATCAGAGCAATTTCCTCCGCGCTGCGCGACAGCGCTAGATAGTCGCGCTTCTCGAGACCGATGCCGTGCTCGGCCGATACCGAGCCGCCCAGCTCGGCCAGCGGACCGTAGACGATCCGCTCCACGGCGCGCCGGGTGTCGGCTCCGCTGTCGCCTACGCCGACCGAGACGTGAAGGTTGCCGTCGCCCAAGTGGCCGAATACCACGATGCGGCCATCGGGCCAGCGCTCGCGTATGGCGCACTCGAGCTTCTCGGCGTAGCCCGGCATATCGGGAATCGGCAGGCTGACGTCGAAGGTGAAGAGTGGCGAGAGATACGCGATCAACCCCTCGATGTCCTCACGGATGTTCCAGATCCCCTGGCGCTGGGTATCGGACTGGGCGAGTACCGCGTCCTCGATCAGGCCGGCCTCGAGCGCCGACTCCAGGGCGGCGCCGAACTGAGCGGCATTGGCCGCGTCGTCGCTGCCCAGCGACTCGACGATCACATAGTAGGGCCAGCGGATCGGCAGGGGAGCCGTGTTGCGGCCGCTCTCCTCGGTGAGCAGTGCGTAATGGTTGCGCCACATCACCTCGAAGGTGCCCAGGCTTCCGCCAAGTTCGCGACCCATATGCCGAAGCAGGCCGGTGACCCCGTCGAAGTCGGGGCAGGCGACCAGGGCGGTGCACTCGCTGGCCATCCGGGGTTGCAGCCTGAGCACTGCCCGGGTAACGATGCCCAGCGTCCCTTCGCTTCCGATGAACAGCTGCTTGAGGTCGTAGCCGGCATTGTTCTTGAGCATGCGGTTCATCGAACCGACCACAGTGCCGTCGGCCAGCACCGCCTCCAGCCCCAGTACCTGCTGGCGCATCATGCCGTAGCGGATCACCCGCACGCCGCCAGCGTTGGTGGCAATATTGCCACCGATGGTGCAAGAACCGCGAGCCCCCAGATCGAGCGGAAACACCAGATCATGTTCGGCAGCTGCCTCCTGTACCCGCTGCAGCGCCGCGCCGGCCTGAACGGTCATGGTGCCTCCGACGGTGTCGATCGATTCGATGGCGCTCATGCGTTCCAGCGACACGACCAGCTCATCGGGATCCGCTTCGCCGCCGTGTACCAGCCCGGTGAGACCGCCGTGTGTGACCACGGGCTGGCCTGCGGCATGGCACAGGCGCATCACCGCAGCCAGCTCGTCGGTGCTGCCGGGGCGCACAATGGCACCGGCGCGACAGTTCGTCCCGCTCATCCAGTCGACCCGGCGTTGTCTCACGTCCTCTCCCGTCAGCACGTTGCCGGTACCGACGACGGCGGCCAGTTCCTTCAATAACGCTTCCATCGCTGTTCCTTTTCTTCTTCGCCGTGTATCAGGCCATGGCCGCCTCATGCGCCCGGCCGGGAATGGCATCGAGCAACTGTCTGGTGTACGCCTCGCCAGGGCTGAGGAAGACTTCCTTGGCGGTGCCCTGCTCGACGATACGCCCGTGCTGCATGACGATGATGTAATCGCAGATCTGCGCCGCGACCCGCAGGTCGTGGGTAATGAACAGCAGTGACAGTGAGAGCTTCTGCTTGAGCTCCTCGAGCAGTTCGAGCACTTGGGCCTGGATCGACACGTCGAGTGCCGAGACCGCCTCGTCGGCCACGATCAGCTCAGGGTTCAGAGCCAGGGCCCGGGCAATGCCGATACGCTGGCGCTGGCCGCCAGAGAACTCGTGGGGGAAGCGATCCACGGCTACGGCGCCGAGCCCTACCAGTTCCAGTAACTCCTCGGCCTGACGCATGGCCTGGGCGCGAGGCACGCCGTTGGCCATGGGGCCTTGGGCGATGGCATAGCCCACCCGGTGGCGAGGATTGAGCGAGGCGTAGGGGTCCTGGAAAATCATCTGCACGCGGTGACGCTCACGCCGCAGCGCGTCTCCCCGCAGGGCAGAGAGATCGGTGCCTGCCAGGCTCAGCGAGCCACTGTCCGGGCGCTCCAGGCGCACCACGCAGCGCCCCAGGGTCGACTTGCCCGAGCCGGATTCGCCGACGATGCCTACCGTCTCGCCCGGGGCCAGGGTAAAGCTGACGTCATCGAGGGCGCGGACCTCGCGGGCTGGCTTGAACAGGCCGCCGCGGGAGCGGAACACCTTGTTGAGGTTGCGAACCTCCA encodes:
- a CDS encoding pyridoxal phosphate-dependent aminotransferase, whose product is MPRFPNHLTGSGPSNPFPGIKVLERRIGREIPHRLGSNEGLDMPHRALRERFGDAMVEHVYCYGDSEALGVRQRLASLYGLPLDVTLVDAGADSLIALALRTVATPGCTVVSASGTYPTFGYFARGQGCQLVERRYREAPGLLAPDLEALKESAHEHGARLVYVANPDNPSGHLHSDDEIHRLRAELPEDCWLLIDEAYHDFRDDADSAYSREVMPGVIRLRTLSKAHGLAGLRIGYAIAEPETLAMMMKVRIHYAVTTLTQAAAETVLDHHSEVEAHVHAVKQRRERLASHFHDLGAEVLPSATNFIALRLPSAELAGRLNQELLEAGRLIARPAHPDLGHVLRITAVEDALVPGRFEILERVIMENSAQR
- a CDS encoding FAD-binding oxidoreductase, yielding MEALLKELAAVVGTGNVLTGEDVRQRRVDWMSGTNCRAGAIVRPGSTDELAAVMRLCHAAGQPVVTHGGLTGLVHGGEADPDELVVSLERMSAIESIDTVGGTMTVQAGAALQRVQEAAAEHDLVFPLDLGARGSCTIGGNIATNAGGVRVIRYGMMRQQVLGLEAVLADGTVVGSMNRMLKNNAGYDLKQLFIGSEGTLGIVTRAVLRLQPRMASECTALVACPDFDGVTGLLRHMGRELGGSLGTFEVMWRNHYALLTEESGRNTAPLPIRWPYYVIVESLGSDDAANAAQFGAALESALEAGLIEDAVLAQSDTQRQGIWNIREDIEGLIAYLSPLFTFDVSLPIPDMPGYAEKLECAIRERWPDGRIVVFGHLGDGNLHVSVGVGDSGADTRRAVERIVYGPLAELGGSVSAEHGIGLEKRDYLALSRSAEEIALMRTLKRALDPQSLLNRNKILVAEG
- a CDS encoding DMT family transporter encodes the protein MASQAPSSASTLRRHDVVTLLLIGAIGLFWGGNWPAVRFSLMDIPPFSLRAIGFSVGALVLLSWAWLRQWPLTIPRGERGWLAASGVFTILGFNLGTAFGQLHMPTSQAAIVAFTMPCWALLLAIGLLGERVTSRQWLGLGLGQAGLLVLLGPSAWQAGFAGLTGPLFVLGAALSWALGTVLIKRRGSWQAHPVVITGWQFGLCALPMALLAVLFESPSAPGAWRSSTWFGLGYHLVFAICLAQMLWFRNVNRLTIGQSTISTLIIPVVGVASAVVVLDEPITWRLLVALVLIVSSVAIVMTQRKPSA